In Raphanus sativus cultivar WK10039 chromosome 5, ASM80110v3, whole genome shotgun sequence, the following proteins share a genomic window:
- the LOC108859287 gene encoding protein translation factor SUI1 homolog 2, which translates to MSDLEVQVPTAFDPFADANAEDAGAGTKEYVHIRVQQRNGRKSLTTVQGLKKEYSYTKILKDLKKEFCCNGTVVQDSELGQVIQLQGDQRKNVSTFLVQAGLVKKDNIKIHGF; encoded by the exons ATGTCTGATCTTGAAGTTCAAGTCCCCACTGCCTTTG ATCCGTTTGCTGATGCAAATGCTGAGGACGCTGGAGCTGGAACAAAGGAATACGTGCACATACGTGTTCAGCAGCGTAATGGTAGAAAAAGCCTGACCACTGTCCAGGGCCTTAAGAAAGAGTACAGCTATACCAAGATCCTTAAAGACCTCAAGAAAGAGTTCTGCTGCAATGGCACTGTCGTCCAGGACTCTGAACTAGGACAG GTTATTCAGCTACAAGGTGATCAGAGGAAGAACGTCTCTACCTTCCTTGTTCAG GCTGGTCTGGTAAAGAAGGATAACATCAAGATCCATGGTTTTTGA
- the LOC108857138 gene encoding zinc finger A20 and AN1 domain-containing stress-associated protein 1 has protein sequence MGSEQNDSFCPSEPKLCVNGCGFFGTPSNMNLCSKCYRDIRATEEQAASARSAVDRSLNPSKPETKPPKQSLGTASHEPSTSVGVGEDSSSVASSAGPRRCLSCNKKVGVTGFKCRCGSTFCGAHRYPESHDCEFDFKGAAREAIAKANPVVIADKVKKI, from the coding sequence ATGGGTTCAGAGCAAAACGACAGCTTCTGTCCATCAGAGCCAAAGCTCTGCGTCAACGGATGTGGCTTCTTCGGAACACCATCGAACATGAACCTCTGCTCCAAGTGCTACCGAGACATCCGAGCCACGGAGGAGCAAGCCGCCTCGGCTAGATCCGCCGTCGACAGATCTCTAAACCCTAGTAAACCCGAAACCAAACCACCGAAGCAGAGCCTTGGAACCGCTTCCCACGAGCCATCCACTAGCGTTGGAGTTGGAGAAGATTCCTCCTCCGTAGCTTCCTCAGCAGGTCCGCGGAGATGCTTGAGCTGTAACAAGAAAGTGGGCGTGACGGGGTTCAAGTGCAGGTGCGGGAGTACTTTCTGTGGAGCCCACAGGTACCCGGAGAGCCACGACTGCGAGTTTGATTTCAAAGGAGCGGCTAGAGAAGCTATTGCTAAGGCCAATCCTGTGGTGATAGCTGATAAGGTTAAGAAGATATGA
- the LOC108858755 gene encoding eukaryotic initiation factor 4A-6-like produces the protein MAVPMAFMSAVWPSERNDWTWKIPRKLEKRGKETNQDQLDFSLVQCQALVLAPTRELAQQIEKVMRALGDYLGVKVHACVGGTSVREDQRILQAGVHVVVGTPGRVFDMLRRQSLRSDSIKMFVLDGADEMLSRGFKDQIYDIFQLLPQKIQVGVFSATLPPEALEITRKFMSKPVRILVKRDELTLEGIKQFYVNVEKEEWKLETLCDLYETLAITQSVIFVNTRRKVDWLTDKMRSRDHTVSATHGDMDQNTRDIIMREFRSGSSSVLITTDLLARGIDQVSLVINFDLPTQPENYLHRIGRSGRFGRKGVAINFVTRDDERMLFDIQKFYNVVVEEFPSNDADLL, from the exons ATGGCGGTTCCCATGGCGTTCATGTCTGCGGTTTGGCCATCAGAGCGGAATGATTGGACGTGGAAGATTCCGAG GAAACTAGAAAAAAGAGGCAAAGAAACGAATCAAGAT CAGCTTGACTTCTCCCTCGTCCAGTGCCAGGCTCTCGTCTTAGCTCCCACCAGAGAGCTTGCTCAGCAGATTGAGAAGGTCATGCGTGCTCTCGGTGATTACCTCGGCGTCAAGGTCCATGCCTGTGTCGGTGGGACCAGTGTTCGTGAGGACCAGCGCATTCTCCAGGCAGGTGTTCACGTTGTCGTCGGAACTCCCGGTCGTGTCTTTGACATGCTCCGAAGACAATCCCTTCGCTCTGACAGCATCAAGATGTTTGTTCTCGATGGAGCTGATGAGATGCTCTCCCGTGGTTTCAAGGATCAGATCTACGACATCTTCCAGCTTCTCCCACAAAAGATTCAGGTCGGAGTGTTCTCAGCCACGTTGCCACCAGAGGCTCTCGAGATCACAAGGAAGTTCATGAGCAAACCGGTGAGAATCTTGGTGAAGCGTGACGAGCTAACTCTCGAAGGTATCAAGCAGTTCTACGTGAACGTGGAGAAAGAAGAGTGGAAGCTCGAAACTCTCTGTGACCTCTACGAGACGTTAGCCATCACTCAGAGTGTCATCTTCGTCAACACTCGTCGCAAGGTGGACTGGCTCACCGACAAAATGAGGAGCCGTGACCACACTGTCTCAGCGACTCACGGAGACATGGACCAGAACACGAGAGACATCATCATGAGAGAGTTCAGGTCTGGTTCTTCCAGTGTTCTCATCACGACCGATCTCTTGGCTCGTGGTATCGAT CAAGTCTCTCTGGTCATCAACTTCGACCTCCCGACTCAGCCGGAGAATTACCTTCACCGTATCGGAAGAAGTGGAAGGTTTGGGAGGAAAGGTGTGGCGATCAACTTCGTGACTCGTGACGATGAGAGAATGCTTTTTGATATCCAGAAATTCTACAATGTGGTCGTTGAGGAGTTTCCCTCAAACGACGCCGACCtgctttga
- the LOC108857270 gene encoding phospholipid-transporting ATPase 6, with amino-acid sequence MGHHRRSRIRSKIKKSHFYTFRCLRPKTLDDQCPHVINGPGYTRIVHCNQPHLHLATKLLRYRSNYVSTTRYSLLSFLPKCLYEQFHRVANFYFLVAAVLSLFPLSPFNKWSMIAPLVFVVGLSMGKEALEDWRRFMQDVAVNSRKASVHKGSGDFGRRTWKKLRVGDVVRVEKDEFFPADLFLLSSSYEDGICYVETMNLDGETNLKVKRCLDVTLGLEKDESFQSFSGTIRCEDPNPNLYTFVGNLECDDGQVYPLDPNQILLRDSKLRNTTYIYGVVVFTGHDTKVMQNSTKSPSKRSSIEKTMDYIIYTLFGLLLFVSFISSLGFAVMTKLVMADWWYLRPDKPESLTNPTNPFYAWVVHLITALLLYGYLIPISLYVSIELVKVLQATFINHDLHMYDSESGTPAEARTSNLNEELGQVDTILSDKTGTLTCNQMDFLKCSIAGTSYGVRASEVELAAAKQMEMDLEEQSDDDITNLPVTKGRSRSYTKLASKTSSDFELETVMITASDEKDHGKKTSGGGGIKGFSFEDKRLMDDNWVNEPNSDDVLMFFRILAVCHTAIPEVDEDTGKCTYEAESPDEVAFLVASREFGFEFTKRTQSSVFISERFSPSGHPVNREYKVLNLLDFTSKRKRMSAIIRDEEGQILLFCKGADSIIFDRLSKKGKDYLAATSKHLNEYGEAGLRTLALGYRKLDEAEYAAWNSEFHKAKTSVGADRDELLEKVSDMMEKELILVGATAVEDKLQKGVPQCIDNLAQAGLKIWVLTGDKMETAINIGYACSLLRQGMKQISISFTNVEESSQHSEVAVKQNILMQITNASQMVKIEKDPHAAFALIIDGKTLTYALKDDVKYQFLALAVACASVICCRVSPKQKALVTRLAKEGTGKTTLAIGDGANDVGMIQEAHIGVGISGVEGMQAVMASDFSIAQFRFLERLLVVHGHWCYKRIAQMICYFFYKNIAFGLTLFYFEAFTGFSGQSVFNDSYLLLFNVVLTSLPVISLGVFEQDVPSDVCLQFPALYQQGPKNLFFDWYRILGWMGNGVYASIVIFSLNLGIFHVQSFRSDGQTADMNAMGTAMFTCIIWAVNVQIALTMSHFTWIQHVMIWGSIGAWYIFLALYGMLPPKLSGNIFHMLIEVLAPAPIFWLTSLLVIAATTLPYLFHISYQRSVNPLDHHIIQEIKHFRIDLEDERMWKREKSKARQKTKIGFTARVDAKIRQLRVKLHRKHSVLSVISGTSSNDTASNMI; translated from the exons ATGGGTCATCATCGTCGTAGTAGAATAAgatcaaaaataaagaaaagccATTTCTACACCTTCAGATGCCTCAGACCAAAAACTCTCGACGACCAATGCCCCCACGTCATCAACGGACCAGGCTACACCCGCATCGTCCACTGCAACCAGCCTCACCTCCACCTCGCCACCAAACTCCTCAGGTACCGCTCCAACTACGTCTCCACCACCCGCTACAGCCTCCTCTCTTTCCTCCCCAAATGCCTCTACGAGCAGTTCCACCGCGTCGCCAACTTCTACTTCCTCGTCGCCGCCGTCCTCTCCCTCTTCCCTCTCTCCCCTTTCAACAAGTGGAGCATGATCGCCCCCTTAGTCTTCGTCGTCGGCCTCAGCATGGGCAAAGAGGCCCTCGAGGACTGGCGCAGGTTCATGCAGGACGTCGCGGTCAACTCCAGGAAGGCTAGTGTCCACAAAGGGAGCGGCGACTTCGGTCGTAGGACGTGGAAGAAGCTTCGAGTCGGGGACGTGGTGAGAGTCGAGAAAGACGAGTTCTTCCCTGCTGATCTCTTCCTCTTGTCCTCTAGCTACGAGGATGGGATCTGTTACGTGGAGACCATGAACTTAGACGGGGAGACTAACTTAAAAGTCAAAAGGTGTTTGGACGTTACTCTGGGTCTCGAGAAGGACGAGTCCTTCCAGAGTTTCTCCGGAACGATCAGATGCGAAGATCCGAATCCTAATTTATATACCTTCGTTGGTAATCTCGAGTGTGACGACGGCCAGGTTTATCCTCTCGATCCTAACCAGATTCTATTGAGAGACTCTAAACTGAGGAACACCACTTATATCTACGGGGTCGTGGTCTTCACCGGCCACGACACGAAAGTCATGCAGAACTCTACAAAGTCTCCTTCGAAAAGAAGCAGCATCGAAAAAACGATGGACTATATAATATACACTCTCTTCGGCCTTCTTTTATTCGTATCCTTCATCAGCTCTCTAGGTTTTGCCGTTATGACGAAACTCGTGATGGCGGACTGGTGGTACCTGCGACCGGACAAGCCCGAGAGCTTGACTAACCCGACGAATCCTTTCTACGCTTGGGTGGTCCATCTGATCACTGCTCTATTGCTTTACGGATACTTGATTCCCATCTCGCTCTACGTCTCCATCGAGCTGGTGAAAGTCTTGCAAGCGACTTTCATCAACCACGACTTGCATATGTACGACAGCGAGAGCGGGACTCCCGCCGAGGCGCGAACGTCGAATTTAAACGAGGAGCTAGGACAGGTCGACACCATCCTTTCAGACAAAACGGGGACGCTGACGTGTAACCAGATGGATTTTCTGAAATGCTCGATAGCGGGTACTTCCTACGGTGTCCGCGCCAGCGAAGTGGAGCTGGCTGCTGCGAAGCAGATGGAGATGGATCTCGAGGAGCAAAGTGATGATGATATTACAAACCTTCCTGTGACTAAAGGCAGGTCAAGAAGCTACACGAAGCTTGCCAGCAAGACGTCGTCGGATTTTGAACTGGAGACTGTGATGATCACTGCTAGCGACGAGAAGGATCATGGGAAGAAGAccagtggtggtggtggtatcAAGGGGTTTAGTTTTGAGGATAAGCGTCTGATGGATGACAACTGGGTCAACGAGCCCAATTCGGATGACGTGTTGATGTTTTTCCGTATACTGGCGGTTTGTCATACGGCTATTCCTGAGGTGGATGAAGATACTGGCAAGTGTACTTATGAAGCTGAGTCTCCTGATGAAGTTGCTTTCCTTGTTGCTTCTAGGGAGTTTGGTTTTGAGTTTACTAAGAGAACTCAATCAAGTGTCTTTATATCTGAACGGTTCTCACCTTCAGGTCACCCGGTTAATAG AGAATACAAAGTATTAAATCTATTAGACTTTactagcaaaagaaaaagaatgtcTGCCATTATCAGAGATGAGGAGGGACAGATTCTTCTATTCTGTAAAGGCGCTGACAG caTCATATTTGACAGGTTATCAAAGAAAGGAAAAGATTATTTGGCAGCTACTTCCAAGCACTTGAATGAATACGGTGAAGCTGGTCTGCGTACATTGGCACTCGGTTATAGAAAGCTGGATGAAGCTGAGTATGCAGCATGGAACAGTGAATTTCACAAAGCTAAAACATCAGTGGGAGCTGATAGAGATGAATTGCTGGAGAAGGTATCGGATATGATGGAAAAGGAATTGATCCTTGTTGGAGCTACTGCTGTAGAGGACAAACTGCAAAAAGGG GTGCCTCAATGCATAGATAACCTTGCCCAAGCTGGTCTCAAGATATGGGTTTTGACTGGAGATAAGATGGAGACAGCAATAAACATAGG ATATGCCTGCAGCTTACTTCGACAGGGTATGAAGCAGATATCCATTTCATTTACTAACGTAGAGGAATCATCACAACACTCTGAAGTT GCTGTAAAGCAGAACATATTAATGCAGATCACAAATGCCTCACAGATGGTCAAAATAGAAAAAGATCCACATGCAGCGTTTGccttgatcattgatgggaaAACACTTACATATGCTTTGAAAGATGATGTCAAGTACCAGTTTCTTGCACTTGCAGTTGCCTGTGCATCAGTAATATGCTGTCGTGTCTCTCCTAAACAGAAAGCACTT GTAACAAGACTAGCTAAAGAAGGAACAGGGAAGACAACTCTAGCAATCGGTGATGGTGCAAATGATGTTGGAATGATACAAGAAGCTCATATAGGTGTCGGCATCAGTGGCGTTGAAGGCATGCAG GCTGTAATGGCAAGTGACTTCTCCATAGCCCAGTTTCGGTTTCTGGAGAGACTACTTGTTGTACACGGACATTGGTGTTACAAAAGAATAGCCCAAATG ATATGTTATTTCTTCTACAAGAACATAGCGTTTGGCCTAACTCTCTTCTACTTCGAAGCCTTCACTGGGTTTTCTGGTCAATCAGTATTCAACGACTCCTACTTATTACTCTTTAACGTTGTCCTAACCTCTCTCCCCGTCATTTCTCTCGGAGTTTTCGAACAAGATGTTCCTTCTGACGTCTGCTTACAG tttcctGCATTGTATCAACAAGGTCCCAAGAACCTATTCTTCGACTGGTACAGAATCCTCGGATGGATGGGCAATGGAGTTTACGCATCCATAGTCATTTTCTCGCTCAACCTCGGAATCTTCCACGTCCAATCATTCCGCTCTGATGGCCAAACCGCAGACATGAACGCCATGGGGACCGCCATGTTCACTTGCATCATATGGGCAGTAAATGTACAAATCGCTCTAACAATGAGCCACTTCACTTGGATCCAACACGTGATGATATGGGGAAGCATAGGAGCTTGGTACATCTTCCTCGCCCTATACGGCATGCTACCACCAAAACTCTCTGGTAACATCTTTCACATGCTCATCGAGGTTCTAGCGCCTGCACCCATCTTCTGGCTCACTTCACTCCTGGTCATAGCCGCTACAACGCTCCCTTACTTGTTTCACATCTCGTACCAAAGATCAGTGAACCCTCTTGACCATCATATCATACAAGAGATCAAGCATTTCAGGATTGATCTAGAGGATGAGCGAATGTGGAAACGAGAGAAGTCAAAGGCTAGACAGAAGACCAAGATCGGGTTCACGGCTCGAGTGGATGCTAAGATAAGACAGCTAAGAGTGAAGCTTCACAGGAAACATTCGGTGTTAAGTGTCATCAGTGGGACTTCCTCTAATGATACAGCTTCCAACATGATTTGA
- the LOC108863202 gene encoding eukaryotic initiation factor 4A-1, translated as MAGSAPEGTQFDTRQFDQRLNEVLEGQDEFFTSYDEVHESFDAMGLQENLLRGIYAYGFEKPSAIQQRGIVPFCKGLDVIQQAQSGTGKTATFCSGVLQQLDFSLVQCQALVLAPTRELAQQIEKVMRALGDYLGVKVHACVGGTSVREDQRVLQAGVHVVVGTPGRVFDMLRRQSLRSDSIKMFVLDEADEMLSRGFKDQIYDIFQLLPPKIQVGVFSATMPPEALEITRKFMSKPVRILVKRDELTLEGIKQFYVNVEKEEWKLETLCDLYETLAITQSVIFVNTRRKVDWLTDKMRSRDHTVSATHGDMDQNTRDIIMREFRSGSSRVLITTDLLARGIDVQQVSLVINFDLPTQPENYLHRIGRSGRFGRKGVAINFVTRDDERMLFDIQKFYNVVVEELPSNVADLL; from the exons ATGGCAGGATCAGCACCTGAAGGCACACAGTTCGATACTCGTCAGTTTGACCAGAGGCTCAATGAAGT CCTTGAGGGACAGGATGAGTTCTTCACCTCCTATGATGAGGTCCATGAGAGCTTTGATGCCATGGGTTTGCAAGAGAACCTTCTTAGGGGTATCTACGCCTATG gTTTTGAAAAGCCTTCTGCTATTCAGCAAAGAGGAATCGTACCCTTTTGCAAGGGTCTTGACGTGATCCAGCAGGCTCAGTCTGGTACTGGCAAAACCGCCACCTTCTGCTCTGGCGTCTTGCAGCAGCTTGACTTCTCCCTTGTCCAGTGCCAGGCTCTCGTCTTGGCTCCCACCAGAGAGCTTGCTCAGCAGATTGAGAAGGTCATGCGTGCTCTCGGAGATTACCTTGGCGTCAAGGTCCACGCCTGTGTCGGTGGAACCAGTGTTCGTGAGGATCAGCGCGTTCTCCAGGCCGGTGTTCACGTTGTCGTTGGAACTCCAGGTCGTGTCTTTGACATGCTCAGAAGACAGTCACTTCGCTCTGACAGCATCAAGATGTTTGTCCTCGATGAAGCTGACGAAATGCTCTCCCGTGGTTTCAAGGATCAGATCTACGACATATTCCAGCTTCTCCCACCGAAGATCCAGGTCGGAGTGTTCTCAGCTACTATGCCACCAGAGGCTCTCGAGATCACGAGGAAGTTCATGAGCAAACCGGTGAGAATCTTGGTGAAGCGTGACGAGCTTACTCTCGAAGGTATCAAGCAGTTCTACGTGAACGTGGAGAAAGAGGAGTGGAAGCTCGAAACTCTCTGTGACCTCTACGAGACGTTAGCCATCACTCAGAGTGTCATCTTCGTCAACACTCGTCGCAAGGTGGACTGGCTAACCGACAAAATGAGGAGCCGTGACCACACGGTCTCAGCGACTCACGGAGACATGGACCAGAACACGAGAGACATCATCATGAGAGAGTTCAGGTCTGGTTCTTCCCGTGTTCTCATCACGACCGATCTCTTGGCTCGTGGTATCGATGTGCAGCAAGTCTCTCTGGTCATCAACTTCGACCTCCCGACTCAGCCGGAGAACTACCTTCACCGTATCGGGAGAAGTGGAAGGTTTGGGAGGAAAGGTGTGGCGATTAACTTCGTGACTCGTGACGATGAGAGAATGCTTTTTGATATTCAGAAATTCTACAATGTCGTTGTTGAGGAGCTTCCCTCAAACGTCGCCGACCtgctttga
- the LOC108859184 gene encoding uncharacterized protein LOC108859184: MDGGSVPPPPKGSFARRYKYALPLLLTAVGGYLFLRTKKKEIDPASEVVAAESGSASAASVTMERPVSSAVVAAPVVIKTREPIPEMQQRALFKWILEEKRKVKPRNAEEKKKIDEEKAILKHFIGSKTIPTL; encoded by the exons ATGGATGGTGGTTCTGTTCCTCCTCCTCCGAAGGGATCATTCGCTCGAAGGTACAAGTACGCCTTGCCTCTTCTCCTCACCGCCGTCGGAG GTTACCTTTTCTTGAGGACCAAGAAAAAGGAAATAGATCCTGCAAGTGAAGTGGTTGCTGCTGAATCAGGTTCAGCCTCTGCAGCTTCTGTTACCATGGAAAGGCCTGTGTCTTCTGCAGTGGTTGCAGCGCCAGTTGTGATCAAGACACGTGAGCCAATACCTGAGATGCAACAACGTGCGCTCTTCAAATGGATCTTGGAGGAGAAAAGGAAAGTGAAACCTAGAAATgcggaggagaagaagaagattgatgAAGAAAAAGCGATTCTGAAACATTTCATTGGATCCAAAACCATTCCTACTCTCTGA
- the LOC108860046 gene encoding mediator of RNA polymerase II transcription subunit 9, with protein MMQTPQQHQSLASHFHLYPLVEKLTDAIETGTRDQNSDAMVSELNSHFDKCQQLLNSISGSPGSKTMTVDGEKRNLEESEQLLQQRRDWIVEYSKNPLKTLSS; from the exons ATGATGCAGACACCGCAGCAGCACCAGTCATTAGCTTCTCATTTCCATCTCTATCCG TTGGTGGAGAAATTAACAGATGCAATTGAAACTGGAACACGAGATCAGAACTCTGATGCTATG GTGAGTGAATTGAACAGCCATTTTGACAAGTGTCAACAGCTCTTGAATTCCATTTCAGGATCCCCAGGATCTAAAACCATG ACTGTTGATGGAGAAAAGAGAAATCTAGAAGAAAGTGAGCAATTGCTTCAACAGAGAAG GGACTGGATTGTGGAGTATAGTAAAAATCCATTGAAGACCTTGTCAAGTTAG
- the LOC108856368 gene encoding pentatricopeptide repeat-containing protein At1g12620-like, which yields MLHLTKCRALIDSFVKKGKLTEAKELYNEMITRGIDPTTITYNSLIYGLCMENNTLGEANQMLDLMVSKGCDPDVVTFNTLINGYCKSKQVDEGMRLFRKMSLRGVVADTVTFNTLIQGFCQSGKLDVAKKLFQEMVSQGAHPDIVTYKILLDGLCDNGELEEALGILEKMHKCKMELDISIYTIIIHGMCNESKVDEAWELFCSLPSKGVKPDVKTYTIMIGGLCKKGSLSEAGLLFKKMEEDGIAPISGTYNTLIRAYLRKGELTKSAELIEEMKRCGFSADASTIKMVMDMLSDGRMKKSFLDILS from the exons ATGCTTCATCTAACTAAGTGCCG TGCGTTGATTGATAGTTTTGTGAAAAAGGGAAAGCTTACCGAGGCTAAAGAGCTGTACAATGAGATGATCACAAGAGGGATAGATCCTACTACCATTACATATAATTCTTTGATATATGGGTTGTGCATGGAGAACAACACCCTAGGTGAAGCCAACCAGATGCTGGATCTGATGGTTAGCAAGGGATGCGATCCTGATGTTGTGACGTTTAATACCCTTATAAACGGATACTGTAAGTCTAAACAGGTTGATGAAGGTATGAGGCTTTTCCGCAAAATGTCTCTGAGAGGGGTGGTTGCCGATACAGTCACTTTTAACACTCTCATCCAAGGCTTTTGTCAATCTGGAAAACTCGATGTTGCCAAAAAACTCTTCCAAGAGATGGTTTCTCAAGGTGCTCATCCTGATATTGTGACCTACAAAATTTTGCTGGATGGGTTGTGTGACAATGGAGAACTAGAAGAGGCATTGGGAATACTTGAAAAAATGCACAAGTGTAAGATGGAACTTGATATTAGTATATATACTATCATCATTCACGGGATGTGCAATGAAAGTAAGGTCGATGAAGCTTGGGAGTTATTCTGTAGCCTACCTTCGAAAGGAGTGAAGCCTGATGTCAAAACATATACTATTATGATTGGAGGATTATGTAAGAAAGGTTCATTGTCTGAAGCGGGCCTGTTGTTTAAGAAAATGGAAGAGGATGGGATTGCGCCAATTAGCGGTACATACAACACTCTTATCAGGGCATATCTCCGAAAAGGTGAATTAACAAAATCAGCTGAACTCATCGAAGAAATGAAGAGGTGTGGGTTCTCAGCAGATGCTTCCACCATAAAGATGGTTATGGATATGTTATCGGATGGTAGAATGAAGAAAAGCTTTCTGGATATACTTTCTTAG